The window CCATCTGCAAATCATTTCATCATGTCCGGGCAGGTCATGATGCGCGCAAATGGACTTGAAAAACCTAAGCGTTTTTAAATGCAAGAATTTGTGCGGTGGTGTGAAGGCCGACGTGATAACTGCCTTCATTTAACTCACGCTCACCTTGTTTAGAAAATGCCACTTTCAAAGGCTGTATGTCCTGGATGAGTGTGTCTACACCTGGATAGCGGTTAGCTGCAGTGCTTTCGCCGTTCACCTTGGACTCTAGGATGAAAGCGCCGCCCGGTTTCAATGACTGGCCCAAACGTGCATAAAGCCGCTGGCGGATGTCTGCATCAGGTTGTGCAAAGACGCTCACCACCAAGTCCCATGCATTATTTTCTAGCTCAAAGTCTTTCATGTCTGCGACTTCGTAGTTCAGGGTGACTTTGTGCAGGTCGGCCAATGCTTTGGCCTTGTTCAAACCCACGCGCGAGAAATCGACGGCAGTGACTTCAAAACCCATCTTGGCCAAGAACACTGCATTTCGGCCTTCGCCCTCGCACAAAGAAACAGCTTTGCCGAGTTTGACTTGAGGCGCAGCCCATTGCAGGAAATCGTTGGGCGCTTCGCCATAAGCATATGCGGGCGCTTGGAAGCGATCGTCCCAATACGCTGCGCCTTTCATTTCTTTGTTGGACATGGTGTTTCTTTAATCTTGGGAAATCAGTTGAAATGTTTTCATCACGACTTCGCGATCTGCTTTGTCTTGAATTTTTTGGAGACTCTGAAATGCGGCTTGCCTGGAAGCTTTGAATTCAGGTGTCTTGCCGAAAGCAAGAGCTGCCAAAGCATGCACAGTGTGCGTGAATGCCAATTCCCAATCTGGCGTGTCGGCTTTTTCAGTGAAATACATGCGCATGCGTTCTGCATAAGCCCATGCACTGGGTCCCATGTTCATGCGTGCATGCACCAGCGCCAGTAGCATCACGCTGCGCATGTGGTTGATTTCTTTGCCAACCACTCGCCAATGCCATGCCGATGCATGGGCGGTGTCCAAAATTTCAGTGTTCAGGCTGATGTCAGCCAAAGACTCTGACAATGTCCAAGCGGTGTTGTTGGCTTGGATGGCAAAGTACTTGTGCCAACTGTCTGGCAACAGGTTGTCGGGGGTGTTTTGCATTTGAAGTTCCTCAAAGACAAGTCATTTCTGAGTGTGCATGGTACGGTAAGTGTTGCGAGATTACCCACGTCATTGACCAGCCTCTTCAAAAAGCTACTTGGCGCAGGTGACGCTGAGGCAAAATAGATTCACAATGCGGTTCATTGCGGCATGCACAGAGCGCCGTCGATCTACGAGGACTTCATGAAATTTGCAGTGATTTTGGCCATGCTGTTGGCATTCAACGCTTTTGCCAGTGATGCACCTAAAGCGGATGACAAGAAAAAACCGGAGCGTTCTGTGGTGCCCGAGAAAATCACTCGCCCCAAAACAACGCCCGATTCTTTACCTCAACCCGTCGGGAAAAACAGCAACCCGGATGCTTGCCCCAAATTTGAGTACAAAGAAAAGCCAGCCAAAATTGTGTGCTTGCAAAAAGCCGT is drawn from Limnohabitans sp. 103DPR2 and contains these coding sequences:
- a CDS encoding class I SAM-dependent methyltransferase, whose amino-acid sequence is MSNKEMKGAAYWDDRFQAPAYAYGEAPNDFLQWAAPQVKLGKAVSLCEGEGRNAVFLAKMGFEVTAVDFSRVGLNKAKALADLHKVTLNYEVADMKDFELENNAWDLVVSVFAQPDADIRQRLYARLGQSLKPGGAFILESKVNGESTAANRYPGVDTLIQDIQPLKVAFSKQGERELNEGSYHVGLHTTAQILAFKNA